CACTTCTGGATTCACAAGGATTTAATATGGTCGTTATCCGCCTGGCTCGCGGCGGCGCGAAGAAGCGCCCGTTCTACAACATCGTTGCAACCGACTCGCGTAACCGCCGCGATGGCCGCTTCATCGAGCGTATCGGCTTCTACAATCCGGTCGCTGCCGAAGGCACGGAAGGTCTGCGTATTGCTCAAGACCGTCTGACGTACTGGCAAGGCGTTGGCGCACAACTGTCGCCGACCGTGGCTCGTCTGATCAAGCAAGGCGCCAAGGCGGCTGCCTAAGCTTTCAGATAGTCGAGTTGTACGCATTGCTGTCGGTTTGCCGATGGCATGAGAATTGAACGGCGGTGCCTGTTCCTGAGTGATCCGGAGCAGGCACCGCCGTGTGTACGTCACAAGGTTGGATTGGCATGGTTCGTTCCGCACGTGAGCGGGTACCGCTGAAGATCGGTGCTGAAGCGCGTCGCGCCTCCGGCATGCGCGCGGAGCAGGTGCTCGCCCCGGTAACCGAGGTTCCGGACGATCTCGTCGAGCTTGGTTACATCGGCGATGCCTACGGGATTCGCGGTTGGATCAAGGTGCAGCCGCACACGGGAGAGGGCGAAGGCCTTTTGTCCGCAGACTGCTGGTACTTCCGTCGTCCCGGCGAATCGGCCTATACCAAGGCCAACGTGCTTTATAGCCGAGGGCACTCAGGGACCGTTGTTGCGCAATTGCGCGGCAGCGAGAACCGTACTGCTGCCGAAGCGCTCAAGGGCCTTCAGGTCTGGGTGCCGCGCAGTGCATTTCCGACTGCCGGGGAAGACGAGTTCTACTGGGTCGACCTTATTGGTGCTCAGGTGACGAATTTGCAGGACGAACGGCTTGGCAAGGTCGTGGGGCTGCTCGATAACGGCGTGCACACGGTGTTGCGTGTGGCGTA
This is a stretch of genomic DNA from Pandoraea faecigallinarum. It encodes these proteins:
- the rpsP gene encoding 30S ribosomal protein S16, which translates into the protein MVVIRLARGGAKKRPFYNIVATDSRNRRDGRFIERIGFYNPVAAEGTEGLRIAQDRLTYWQGVGAQLSPTVARLIKQGAKAAA
- the rimM gene encoding ribosome maturation factor RimM (Essential for efficient processing of 16S rRNA), whose translation is MVRSARERVPLKIGAEARRASGMRAEQVLAPVTEVPDDLVELGYIGDAYGIRGWIKVQPHTGEGEGLLSADCWYFRRPGESAYTKANVLYSRGHSGTVVAQLRGSENRTAAEALKGLQVWVPRSAFPTAGEDEFYWVDLIGAQVTNLQDERLGKVVGLLDNGVHTVLRVAYDVPAIDDKPAKTAERLIPFVGQYIQIVDTKAGRIVADWGLDY